Proteins from a single region of Paenibacillus sp. BIHB 4019:
- a CDS encoding UDP-glucose/GDP-mannose dehydrogenase family protein: protein MKLAVIGTGYVGLVSGVCFSELGNDVICVDHLKEKVALLNKGEVPIYEPGLKELIASNKSAGRLQFTTDLPEAVRKSDIIIIAVGTPSLPSGKANLNYIEQAAREIGLAMNGFKIIATKSTVPVGTNEHIQTIIASQTAFPFEVASVPEFLREGTAVQDTLHPDRIVIGTSGETARKYLTELHRPLTEHIMSTDIRSAEMIKYASNAFLAAKISFINEIANICEKVGADVTEVAEGMGYDQRIGSSFLKAGIGYGGSCFPKDTQALIQIAGQMDYDFKLLKSVVDVNRDQRFNVIRKLEASLGDLAGRTVAIWGLAFKPETDDVRDAPAFEIIDALVKRGANVKAYDPIATANFRQQFGESGVVYCAEPEEAAIQADALCILTEWKEFRDIKPLTIQAWLRTPNLIDGRNIYSEHELANTQLIYYSVGRPNMNHGVKEQKPLLSL, encoded by the coding sequence ATGAAGCTTGCTGTAATTGGAACGGGTTATGTAGGTTTAGTATCGGGCGTATGCTTCTCGGAACTGGGCAACGATGTCATCTGCGTTGACCACCTGAAGGAGAAGGTTGCCTTGTTGAATAAAGGGGAGGTGCCGATTTATGAGCCGGGCTTGAAAGAGCTCATAGCGAGCAATAAATCGGCGGGACGCTTGCAATTTACGACGGATTTGCCAGAAGCGGTGAGGAAATCCGACATTATTATTATTGCGGTAGGGACGCCATCGCTCCCAAGCGGCAAAGCGAATTTGAACTACATTGAGCAGGCTGCCCGCGAAATCGGCCTGGCGATGAATGGCTTTAAAATTATTGCGACCAAAAGCACGGTGCCAGTCGGCACGAATGAGCATATTCAAACGATTATAGCGAGCCAGACGGCTTTTCCGTTCGAGGTCGCGTCCGTCCCTGAATTTCTCCGGGAAGGCACGGCGGTTCAAGATACGCTGCACCCGGACCGCATTGTCATTGGCACATCAGGGGAGACGGCACGCAAGTATTTAACAGAACTGCATAGGCCGCTCACCGAGCACATTATGAGCACCGATATTCGCAGCGCCGAAATGATTAAATATGCCTCCAATGCTTTCCTCGCTGCCAAAATTTCCTTCATTAATGAAATTGCCAACATTTGCGAGAAGGTGGGCGCCGATGTGACCGAGGTAGCGGAAGGAATGGGTTATGATCAGCGAATTGGTTCTTCATTCTTGAAAGCCGGAATAGGCTACGGGGGTTCCTGTTTCCCTAAGGATACGCAGGCGCTTATTCAAATTGCCGGACAAATGGATTATGACTTTAAGCTGCTTAAATCGGTCGTAGATGTGAATCGCGACCAGCGCTTTAACGTCATTCGCAAGCTGGAAGCCTCGCTTGGCGATTTGGCGGGCCGCACCGTTGCGATTTGGGGCTTGGCATTCAAGCCGGAAACGGATGATGTGCGCGATGCCCCAGCCTTTGAAATTATTGATGCGCTGGTAAAGCGAGGCGCAAATGTCAAAGCCTACGATCCGATAGCGACGGCTAATTTTCGCCAACAATTTGGCGAATCGGGCGTTGTTTATTGCGCTGAGCCGGAAGAAGCGGCGATTCAGGCGGATGCGCTGTGTATTTTGACCGAATGGAAGGAATTTCGCGACATTAAACCGCTAACTATCCAAGCCTGGCTGAGAACGCCTAATCTCATTGATGGGCGCAACATTTATAGTGAGCATGAACTAGCCAATACGCAGCTCATTTATTATTCGGTGGGCCGCCCCAATATGAACCATGGAGTAAAAGAACAAAAACCATTATTGTCGCTGTGA
- a CDS encoding asparagine synthase-related protein, with protein MSAIAAIYQKDSEAPVSVEAGLRLMQALQKYPADAVDTWHDGRVFLGCHAQWITPESVEQPQPFHSAGLGLTITADAMIDNRPFLWEQLLIDRERRASMPDSELIMLAYAKWGEEAPRYLIGDYAFIIWDQRKSQLFGATDLFGSRTLYSHSDAQQSSFCTTIAPLLAAHHVEKKLNESWLADYLAVAIVHESSDLFATPYEHIRQVPPGHAFRLKDGRLDFWQHSKVELPEQLRLKRREEYTEAFQEVFQEAVSARMRTFRKVGATLSGGLDSGSVVSFAAKTLQKQQKQLHTFSYVPEPDFQDWTSRRHMADERPFIQETVGFVGNIADQYLDMQGRSPLSEADEWLEMLEIPFKFVENSFWIKGVYEQSHQQGMGILLTGAMGNHSISWGPAIDYYSLLLKRLQWLRLYREVTMFGKRKAVGRKRIMYYVGKNAFPKLFPQEQEQGHQEMPLMINPAFAKRMNVFARLKERQAGAGSVFEKDAIKAQPGPFQDMAMTNMSGTQRTKLSLNYALWERDPTSDPRVVKFCLSVPIEQFVHDGYDRALIRESTANYLPDQIRLNQRVRGIQAADWVHRMTPVWPAFVEELMQYCKDPYLAQFFNVEQMRASLEQVGLVPKPEYAVDLNSRYLLHCLVACRFVRQFNLKGGE; from the coding sequence ATGAGCGCAATCGCCGCTATTTATCAGAAGGATTCCGAAGCTCCCGTTTCCGTAGAAGCGGGGTTGCGCCTAATGCAAGCCTTGCAAAAATATCCAGCTGATGCCGTCGATACTTGGCATGACGGCCGCGTTTTCCTAGGCTGCCATGCCCAGTGGATTACGCCTGAATCGGTCGAACAGCCGCAGCCCTTTCACTCAGCTGGGCTGGGGCTAACGATTACGGCTGACGCTATGATCGATAATCGTCCATTTCTGTGGGAGCAGCTGCTTATCGACCGCGAGCGGCGAGCCAGCATGCCGGATAGCGAGCTGATTATGCTGGCCTATGCCAAATGGGGAGAGGAAGCGCCGCGTTATTTAATAGGCGACTATGCCTTCATCATTTGGGATCAGCGTAAATCCCAGCTGTTCGGTGCGACCGATCTTTTCGGCAGCCGTACGCTGTATAGCCACTCTGATGCTCAGCAAAGCTCCTTTTGCACGACCATTGCTCCGCTGCTTGCCGCCCATCATGTGGAGAAAAAGCTGAATGAAAGCTGGCTCGCCGATTATTTGGCAGTTGCTATTGTCCATGAGTCGAGCGACCTCTTCGCAACGCCCTATGAGCATATTCGCCAAGTGCCGCCGGGGCATGCTTTTCGCCTAAAGGACGGACGGCTCGATTTTTGGCAGCACAGCAAGGTCGAGCTCCCGGAGCAGCTGCGGTTGAAGCGGCGTGAGGAGTATACGGAGGCTTTCCAGGAGGTTTTTCAGGAAGCGGTCAGTGCCCGGATGAGGACGTTTCGGAAGGTAGGCGCGACGCTTAGCGGCGGCCTCGATTCCGGCTCGGTCGTCAGCTTCGCGGCAAAAACGCTGCAAAAGCAGCAAAAGCAGCTGCATACCTTCAGTTATGTGCCGGAGCCGGATTTTCAGGATTGGACGTCCAGGCGGCATATGGCAGACGAACGTCCCTTTATCCAGGAAACCGTAGGGTTTGTCGGCAATATTGCCGATCAATATTTGGATATGCAGGGCCGCAGTCCATTGTCGGAAGCGGATGAATGGCTGGAAATGCTGGAAATTCCCTTTAAATTTGTAGAAAATTCATTTTGGATTAAAGGGGTTTACGAACAGTCGCATCAGCAGGGAATGGGCATTTTGCTCACGGGAGCAATGGGGAACCATTCGATCTCGTGGGGACCTGCCATCGATTATTATTCCTTGCTACTTAAGCGGCTGCAATGGCTGCGGCTATACCGGGAAGTGACGATGTTCGGCAAGCGCAAGGCAGTCGGGCGCAAACGGATTATGTATTATGTTGGAAAAAATGCTTTTCCAAAGCTATTTCCCCAAGAGCAGGAGCAAGGGCATCAGGAGATGCCGCTCATGATCAATCCGGCTTTTGCCAAGCGGATGAACGTCTTTGCCAGATTGAAGGAGCGGCAGGCAGGAGCTGGCAGCGTTTTTGAAAAGGATGCGATTAAAGCGCAGCCAGGGCCTTTTCAGGATATGGCGATGACCAATATGAGCGGTACGCAGCGCACGAAGCTATCGCTTAACTACGCGCTGTGGGAACGGGACCCGACCAGCGATCCGCGGGTTGTGAAGTTTTGCTTGTCTGTTCCGATTGAGCAATTCGTTCATGATGGCTATGACCGTGCTTTAATCCGCGAGTCTACGGCGAATTATTTGCCTGATCAAATTCGGTTAAACCAGCGGGTGCGAGGCATTCAAGCGGCAGATTGGGTTCATCGAATGACGCCGGTATGGCCTGCTTTTGTAGAGGAACTGATGCAATATTGCAAGGATCCGTATCTTGCGCAGTTTTTCAATGTAGAGCAGATGAGGGCTTCGCTGGAGCAGGTGGGCTTAGTGCCTAAGCCGGAATACGCGGTTGATCTGAACAGCCGTTATTTATTGCATTGCCTCGTAGCCTGTCGATTTGTCCGGCAGTTCAATTTGAAAGGAGGTGAATAA
- a CDS encoding paeninodin family lasso peptide, protein MEKQQWQAPVLETLQVSETMAGIGTRYIDFVKAGDFDVTDDPTPYPIDPGISFS, encoded by the coding sequence ATGGAAAAACAACAATGGCAAGCTCCGGTTCTTGAAACGCTGCAAGTAAGCGAGACGATGGCTGGCATAGGTACACGTTACATTGATTTTGTAAAAGCGGGGGACTTTGACGTTACTGATGACCCAACTCCGTACCCTATCGATCCAGGCATTTCCTTTTCCTAG
- a CDS encoding aldolase — protein sequence MILTEKTAIYDAFGLRIRSEIELPELLAAANSEAFSDVEIELAKPEFTWPIWDQTQDHYAVHGAKLFFYIHEVASFCIQEGKRIIVAPCENMDEGRLRLYLLGTCIGALLLQRKQLPLHGSAVAIDGKAYAFVGDSGAGKSTLAAAFIDRGYPLLSDDVIALKEPEAGAHGAAIVMPSYPQQKLWQQSVEQLGRTGQPYKPLAYSVSKFAVPLSASFLSSPLPLAAVFELSRTEANAVSLSQLHSLAKLPVLQNHTFRHFLIAPLKLQNWHFSATVRLAASVQAYQLQRPIEGAFSAYEMVDLILAATQKGREANV from the coding sequence ATGATATTAACGGAGAAAACAGCAATCTACGACGCTTTCGGCCTGCGAATCAGGAGTGAAATCGAGCTTCCTGAGCTGCTTGCGGCGGCAAATTCGGAAGCGTTTTCAGATGTTGAAATAGAGCTGGCTAAGCCAGAATTTACGTGGCCGATTTGGGATCAAACGCAGGATCATTATGCTGTTCACGGCGCAAAATTGTTTTTTTATATTCACGAGGTCGCAAGCTTCTGCATTCAAGAGGGCAAACGGATTATTGTGGCGCCATGCGAAAACATGGATGAGGGCAGGCTTCGGCTTTACCTGCTCGGAACATGCATAGGAGCACTGCTCCTGCAGAGAAAGCAACTGCCGCTGCATGGGAGTGCCGTAGCCATAGACGGCAAGGCCTATGCATTCGTAGGAGACTCGGGGGCAGGAAAATCGACACTGGCCGCAGCTTTTATAGACCGGGGTTATCCATTGCTAAGCGATGATGTAATTGCCTTAAAGGAACCGGAGGCTGGCGCACATGGCGCGGCCATAGTCATGCCCTCCTATCCGCAGCAAAAGCTGTGGCAGCAAAGTGTCGAGCAGCTGGGAAGAACGGGCCAGCCTTACAAGCCGCTTGCCTATTCCGTATCCAAATTCGCTGTTCCGTTATCTGCCAGCTTCCTATCCTCTCCACTTCCACTCGCCGCCGTATTTGAGCTTTCGCGCACAGAAGCAAATGCGGTATCGCTATCACAGCTGCATTCGTTAGCGAAGCTGCCTGTATTGCAAAACCACACCTTCCGGCATTTTCTAATCGCGCCTTTAAAGCTTCAAAATTGGCATTTTTCTGCCACAGTCCGGCTTGCGGCAAGCGTGCAGGCTTATCAATTGCAGCGTCCCATAGAAGGTGCATTCTCCGCTTATGAAATGGTTGATCTAATCCTAGCAGCGACTCAGAAAGGACGTGAGGCAAATGTCTAA
- a CDS encoding lasso peptide biosynthesis PqqD family chaperone, producing the protein MSKQTKPFLQPEQRIQRAEGHLAADMDGDKVLLSLSSGKYYNMGKLGGIIWERTVSPVTRRDIVDQLLKEYEVEPAVCDQQVADFLQDLYAEGLLEPVSNAGAQDGGTEDTAG; encoded by the coding sequence ATGTCTAAACAGACTAAACCGTTTCTGCAGCCTGAACAAAGGATTCAGCGGGCAGAAGGCCATTTGGCTGCCGATATGGATGGAGACAAAGTGCTGCTAAGCCTGTCTTCGGGCAAATATTATAACATGGGCAAGCTGGGCGGCATCATTTGGGAACGGACGGTTTCGCCCGTGACACGGCGCGACATTGTGGACCAATTGCTCAAAGAGTATGAAGTAGAGCCAGCGGTATGCGACCAGCAGGTGGCAGACTTTTTACAGGACCTGTATGCGGAAGGGCTGCTTGAGCCTGTCTCGAATGCAGGCGCGCAGGATGGCGGAACAGAAGATACGGCGGGTTAG
- a CDS encoding lasso peptide biosynthesis B2 protein: MVLLKKWSHFIALPPRSKLLLFEAYTLLAWARLLKLIPFAKVAPTLGVPMKETPYERVAEHEQMLGEVSKAIRQMSRYTWWESECLVKGIAAMKLLKRRNIASTLYLGTAKDASGKMIAHAWLRSGPYYITGVEEMGRFTVVGLFGNQMKRKKEHRYG; this comes from the coding sequence ATCGTTTTGCTTAAAAAATGGAGCCATTTCATCGCGCTGCCGCCTCGCAGCAAGTTGCTTCTGTTCGAAGCCTATACGCTGCTCGCCTGGGCACGCCTTCTCAAGCTGATTCCTTTCGCTAAAGTTGCCCCTACGCTAGGTGTTCCGATGAAGGAGACGCCCTATGAACGGGTTGCGGAGCATGAGCAGATGCTTGGTGAGGTGTCGAAAGCGATACGGCAGATGAGCCGTTACACTTGGTGGGAAAGCGAGTGTCTCGTTAAGGGAATCGCCGCGATGAAGCTGCTGAAACGCAGAAACATAGCGAGCACGCTCTATTTGGGCACCGCCAAGGATGCATCTGGCAAAATGATTGCCCATGCTTGGCTTCGCAGCGGCCCCTACTACATAACGGGCGTGGAGGAAATGGGACGTTTCACCGTCGTTGGATTGTTCGGTAATCAGATGAAGCGGAAGAAGGAGCATCGCTATGGATAA
- a CDS encoding nucleotidyltransferase family protein, which translates to MDKTYEWEVANLPLELQFMLDCLKPDADPAIIGRRWAGSRLNGEKIIDLARHHRLYPSLYIKLKQLAKPELPKSVLLTLQQDYYANTLMMLRLSAEMKRVVAALADRGIRSLQLKGPVIAHELYGDISQRTSKDLDILVPIEDVDRAEAVLEELGYYDRDPAPRLFNDLKWKTHHSCFEHTVNQTQIELHWRLSPDAVKEVSFEQLWAQRRIYEQTGSPIPYLGPEHLFHYLVSHGARHGWFRLRWLHDIAQLASACEDGGDSLMEDTRKNGGAAAVGQALILARELFGVKPPQELLPLADSPLAHRLVRCIFPFIQETVTISPIPEEKKMALLYKRYTYMLLTSREKLTHFIGKLYPSAWDAQTLPLPKGLHFLYFPLRPFLYFYRRLKQPRKRVSI; encoded by the coding sequence ATGGATAAAACGTATGAATGGGAAGTGGCCAACCTTCCGCTTGAATTGCAATTTATGCTCGATTGCCTGAAGCCGGATGCCGATCCGGCAATTATTGGCCGCCGCTGGGCAGGCAGCAGGCTGAACGGGGAGAAGATTATCGACTTGGCGCGGCATCACCGCTTATATCCAAGCCTCTATATAAAACTGAAGCAGCTTGCGAAGCCGGAGCTGCCGAAGTCGGTGCTGCTGACGCTCCAGCAGGATTATTACGCCAATACGCTGATGATGCTGAGGCTCAGCGCCGAGATGAAGCGAGTGGTAGCGGCTTTGGCAGATCGCGGCATCCGCTCCTTGCAATTGAAAGGGCCCGTTATTGCTCATGAGCTGTACGGCGATATTTCCCAGCGCACAAGCAAGGACCTGGATATTTTGGTTCCAATAGAGGATGTTGACCGGGCCGAGGCGGTGCTCGAAGAGCTTGGTTATTATGATCGTGACCCGGCTCCGCGTTTGTTTAATGATTTGAAGTGGAAAACGCATCATAGCTGCTTCGAGCATACGGTTAATCAGACGCAAATTGAGCTGCACTGGCGACTCAGCCCTGATGCGGTGAAGGAAGTGTCCTTCGAGCAGCTATGGGCACAGCGCAGAATCTATGAGCAGACAGGTAGCCCGATTCCCTATTTGGGGCCGGAGCATCTGTTTCATTATCTCGTCAGCCATGGCGCCAGACATGGCTGGTTCCGGCTGCGCTGGCTGCATGATATTGCCCAGCTTGCTTCTGCCTGCGAGGATGGCGGCGATTCGCTGATGGAGGATACCCGTAAAAACGGAGGGGCGGCGGCTGTAGGGCAGGCGCTTATTTTGGCGCGGGAGCTGTTTGGGGTGAAGCCTCCCCAAGAGCTGCTGCCGTTGGCCGACAGCCCGCTTGCGCATAGGCTCGTCCGCTGCATTTTTCCATTTATTCAGGAGACCGTTACGATCAGCCCGATTCCAGAGGAGAAAAAGATGGCGCTGCTTTATAAGCGTTATACGTATATGCTGCTGACAAGCCGGGAGAAGCTGACCCACTTCATTGGCAAGCTATATCCGAGTGCCTGGGATGCACAGACGTTGCCTTTGCCTAAGGGACTGCATTTTCTTTATTTTCCGCTGCGGCCGTTTCTGTATTTTTATCGAAGGCTCAAGCAGCCTCGCAAAAGGGTGAGTATATGA
- a CDS encoding ABC transporter ATP-binding protein, protein MKPIMLYMKKLHQFAGKKLYLNMLGIMIVSSLEGVGLLILIPLLGIIGLINVQSVNLPVVPQVSHWLGELPQELLLVAVLALFMGINVGQGLLQRQLTNQGFALLQSFVTKLRMDIYQALLQSNWAFFLGKRKSDFNHILSSELSRVNQGMQLSLRLVTTGIFTIVQIALAFYLSYQLTLLILICGGLLSLFSRKYTRGARSLGTRLTELSQSYVAGITDHFNGIKEIKSNRLEESHLSWFSKLTQQMEHNNVQFVKLQSNSQLIFKSISALMIAGCVFLSVQVLQVGVAQLTLIVLIFTRLWPKLTLIQASMEQIVLTLPAFKSLNDLMEECGVAEELQLNEPVARTERTERTEPDALKLAHELVCQDVYYRYREQDKTYALKHINLRIPANSMTAIVGKSGAGKSTLIDTLIGLIVPQHGAVLLDGAPLDDSNRFAYRSAVSYVSQDPFLFNASIRENLKLVLPEATEEQLWEALAFSASDAFVRALPRGLDTIVGDRGVRLSGGERQRIVLARAMLRNPSILVLDEATSSLDSENELKIQQALEQLKGKLTIIVIAHRLSTIRDADQVIVLEEGRIIQQGGYNQLYRESKGTFSKLLEYQAGGPG, encoded by the coding sequence ATGAAACCGATTATGCTCTACATGAAAAAGCTGCATCAGTTTGCAGGGAAAAAGCTGTACCTGAACATGCTGGGCATTATGATCGTCAGCTCGCTTGAGGGCGTAGGGCTGCTCATCTTAATACCGCTGCTGGGCATCATCGGTTTAATTAATGTTCAAAGCGTAAACCTGCCAGTCGTACCGCAAGTCAGCCACTGGCTTGGCGAGCTGCCGCAGGAGCTGCTGCTGGTAGCTGTTCTGGCTCTCTTCATGGGCATAAACGTCGGGCAGGGCCTGCTGCAAAGACAGCTGACGAATCAGGGCTTTGCCCTGCTTCAAAGCTTTGTAACGAAATTGCGGATGGATATTTATCAGGCGCTGCTGCAATCGAACTGGGCTTTTTTTCTCGGCAAACGCAAGTCGGACTTCAATCATATTTTGTCTTCCGAGCTTTCCCGGGTTAATCAGGGGATGCAGCTCTCGCTGCGTTTGGTTACGACGGGTATTTTTACAATTGTGCAAATCGCTCTGGCGTTTTATTTGTCGTACCAGCTAACGCTGCTTATTTTAATTTGCGGAGGCCTGCTCAGCTTGTTCTCACGTAAATATACACGAGGGGCAAGGTCGCTTGGCACCCGATTGACTGAGCTGTCGCAGAGCTATGTGGCGGGCATAACGGACCATTTCAATGGCATTAAGGAGATCAAAAGCAATCGGCTGGAGGAAAGCCATTTGTCCTGGTTCAGCAAGCTGACGCAGCAAATGGAGCACAATAATGTGCAGTTTGTGAAGCTGCAATCCAATAGCCAGCTCATCTTTAAAAGTATTTCAGCATTGATGATTGCGGGCTGCGTATTTTTATCGGTGCAGGTTCTGCAGGTTGGGGTAGCCCAGCTCACATTAATTGTGCTGATTTTTACAAGGCTGTGGCCAAAGCTGACGCTCATTCAAGCCTCTATGGAGCAAATCGTGCTGACGCTCCCGGCGTTCAAGAGCTTGAATGACTTGATGGAGGAATGTGGCGTTGCTGAGGAGCTGCAGCTGAATGAGCCTGTTGCGCGGACAGAACGTACAGAGCGGACAGAGCCTGATGCGCTGAAGCTTGCGCATGAGCTGGTCTGCCAAGATGTGTATTATCGCTACCGGGAGCAGGATAAGACGTATGCGCTGAAGCATATTAATTTGCGTATTCCAGCGAACAGCATGACGGCTATCGTCGGCAAGTCTGGGGCGGGAAAAAGCACGCTAATCGATACGTTGATCGGGCTGATCGTACCCCAGCATGGAGCGGTGCTGCTTGACGGTGCCCCGCTGGACGACAGCAATCGCTTTGCTTACCGCAGTGCGGTCAGCTATGTCTCGCAGGACCCGTTTCTTTTTAATGCCAGCATTCGTGAAAATTTAAAGCTCGTATTGCCGGAGGCAACGGAGGAGCAATTGTGGGAGGCGCTCGCTTTTTCGGCGTCTGATGCCTTCGTTCGCGCGCTGCCGCGGGGATTGGACACGATCGTGGGTGATCGCGGAGTACGGCTGTCTGGCGGGGAACGGCAGCGCATCGTATTGGCGCGGGCGATGCTCAGGAACCCATCGATCCTCGTACTGGATGAGGCGACCAGCTCGCTCGACAGCGAAAATGAGCTGAAAATTCAGCAGGCGCTTGAGCAGCTGAAGGGCAAATTAACGATTATTGTCATTGCCCACCGTCTGTCGACGATTCGTGACGCCGACCAGGTTATCGTTTTGGAAGAGGGTAGAATCATCCAGCAAGGCGGCTATAATCAGCTGTATCGCGAGTCCAAGGGGACGTTCAGCAAGCTGCTGGAGTATCAAGCGGGCGGGCCGGGTTGA
- a CDS encoding right-handed parallel beta-helix repeat-containing protein, with translation MTTNKTPNLSLSDCIGTDGVARTEMNVNFESIDAEFAKRGTNLLWKDADPTGATDSSAALLSAIAEDSDTIIVPKGIYALHSNVSIPATKRLVFDQNARFRPKKNITLTVNGPVDADAFDWIFDLTLGGKIAGYIKIDTIYPQWFGAKADNVTNDYLAIQNAEDIASTSTATVVFAGEFAISASIVKKSNSHWFGYKAKLRRMDNANPSGMGFTLVYAPENTKTWSIRGMEFEAIDHGTRLLKDIKTGFSPSKNNSCIDAYHSHDWNVKDCVFRKFSQGIIYRGCSNFVIKDNSFYSDTGKTIASMLDGTYQPFGTYAYTGAIVFGHLGASPEPRKASNFMISDNYMEVMGLDLGIDALAQTYDENPCIISRNIILGAQCSIQVYRGSYADPLTAETYRGNIQIDLNRLYASWEQAIYIRGTNSIVVSNNYIEYAAQKPGGNADGAGSSVGAIVTRVNPFKTEPHSPLPSDQVGIDIFNNRIVNPGRNNHTIDGAIHIKIPNCRVVNNDIIREKVKFPNLAPGPAIIVDNSESLLNADIRGNRIDYFQTGILWAGSPKEHTEVEKSSIEGNIIKNCTGEAITLDTFRVSGTLIRSNRLHNCTLGLSVRNSPYTTVEDNHFNQCTKGIELRPGNLASDYIPLKSGKKYTGEDMGLAAGGTIIVRNNDFVDVGTPHLTTGTTGNDFYFHGRCAVWEGDRINSRPLLSNQFAAAVPSATYTARIWHKHDRIQSTAIVSGQVYEKICVQPGMYGKAPTKPLTCTVTNGSAIATNVTSVANIGRGQYLLVGDSVKYVLAVDYKTNRITFDSVFTASTSGAAITLSPPQFVNLIVCP, from the coding sequence GTGACTACGAATAAAACACCTAATTTGAGTTTATCGGATTGCATTGGTACAGATGGCGTGGCGCGTACAGAGATGAATGTGAACTTTGAATCGATTGATGCGGAATTTGCAAAGCGCGGCACGAATCTCCTTTGGAAAGATGCTGACCCTACAGGAGCAACGGATAGCTCAGCCGCTCTTCTCAGCGCTATTGCGGAGGATTCCGATACCATCATAGTCCCAAAAGGAATATATGCGCTCCACTCCAACGTGTCGATACCCGCCACTAAAAGGCTAGTCTTCGATCAAAATGCCCGCTTTCGTCCTAAAAAAAATATAACGCTTACGGTAAATGGCCCTGTCGATGCGGACGCTTTCGATTGGATTTTCGATCTGACATTGGGCGGAAAGATTGCTGGCTATATAAAAATTGACACGATTTATCCCCAATGGTTTGGCGCGAAAGCTGATAACGTAACCAATGACTATTTGGCCATTCAAAATGCGGAGGATATAGCAAGCACCAGCACGGCTACCGTCGTTTTCGCTGGAGAGTTCGCCATCAGCGCCTCCATTGTCAAAAAATCAAACTCCCACTGGTTCGGCTATAAGGCTAAGCTTCGGAGAATGGACAATGCCAATCCCAGTGGCATGGGCTTTACTCTTGTATACGCCCCAGAAAACACGAAAACCTGGTCCATTAGAGGCATGGAATTTGAAGCCATCGACCACGGTACCAGACTCCTTAAAGATATTAAAACAGGCTTCTCCCCTTCCAAAAATAACTCCTGTATTGATGCTTATCACTCCCATGACTGGAATGTCAAAGACTGCGTATTCAGAAAATTTTCCCAGGGCATTATTTATCGCGGCTGCAGCAATTTTGTCATTAAAGACAATTCCTTTTATTCCGATACTGGAAAAACTATTGCATCCATGCTTGACGGGACTTACCAGCCTTTTGGAACGTATGCTTACACGGGAGCCATTGTTTTCGGGCACTTAGGAGCTTCGCCTGAACCCCGCAAAGCCAGCAATTTCATGATATCCGACAATTACATGGAGGTCATGGGACTCGATCTCGGCATTGATGCGCTTGCACAAACGTATGACGAGAATCCGTGTATCATTTCACGCAATATTATTTTGGGTGCGCAATGCTCCATACAGGTGTATAGGGGGAGCTATGCCGATCCGCTGACGGCGGAAACGTATAGAGGAAATATTCAAATTGACCTGAATCGCCTCTACGCATCATGGGAGCAGGCCATTTATATTCGAGGCACAAACAGCATCGTCGTATCCAACAACTATATTGAATATGCGGCGCAAAAGCCGGGAGGCAATGCAGATGGAGCGGGATCTTCAGTCGGAGCTATCGTGACGAGGGTGAATCCTTTCAAAACGGAGCCGCATTCGCCATTGCCTTCGGATCAGGTTGGCATTGATATTTTCAACAATCGCATTGTGAATCCTGGAAGAAACAATCATACGATTGACGGAGCCATTCATATCAAAATCCCGAACTGCCGTGTCGTCAACAATGATATTATCCGGGAAAAAGTAAAGTTTCCAAATCTTGCGCCCGGCCCTGCGATTATCGTCGATAATAGTGAATCCCTGCTGAATGCTGATATTCGCGGCAACCGAATCGATTATTTTCAAACGGGGATTTTGTGGGCAGGCAGCCCAAAAGAGCATACCGAGGTAGAGAAATCCTCCATTGAAGGAAATATCATTAAAAATTGCACCGGTGAAGCCATTACGCTGGATACATTCCGGGTAAGCGGCACCTTGATTCGTTCCAATCGGCTGCATAATTGTACGCTTGGCCTGTCCGTGCGCAACTCCCCTTATACGACGGTTGAAGACAACCATTTTAACCAATGCACCAAAGGCATCGAGCTTCGTCCCGGCAACCTCGCCAGCGACTATATCCCGCTTAAAAGCGGAAAAAAATATACGGGCGAGGACATGGGCCTTGCTGCAGGCGGTACCATTATTGTACGAAACAACGATTTTGTCGATGTCGGCACGCCTCATCTAACAACCGGGACGACGGGAAATGATTTTTATTTTCATGGGCGCTGCGCGGTATGGGAAGGGGATCGTATCAACAGCAGGCCGCTGCTTTCGAATCAATTTGCCGCTGCGGTTCCTTCCGCCACCTACACAGCCCGAATCTGGCATAAGCATGACCGTATTCAAAGCACGGCAATTGTCAGTGGACAGGTGTATGAAAAAATTTGCGTACAGCCTGGCATGTATGGCAAAGCGCCAACTAAACCGCTTACCTGCACGGTAACTAATGGTTCCGCCATTGCGACAAACGTTACCAGCGTCGCCAATATAGGCCGGGGTCAATATTTACTCGTAGGAGACAGCGTCAAATATGTGCTAGCCGTCGATTACAAAACCAATCGAATTACGTTTGACAGCGTATTTACCGCTTCCACATCCGGCGCTGCCATAACACTCAGTCCACCGCAGTTTGTCAATCTGATCGTATGTCCTTAA